In one Culex quinquefasciatus strain JHB chromosome 2, VPISU_Cqui_1.0_pri_paternal, whole genome shotgun sequence genomic region, the following are encoded:
- the LOC119767676 gene encoding uncharacterized protein LOC119767676: protein MHVFSELTGEIRHINYWHANVGAGIKNANISIPNVASFLNNQLTTDLMMALIYIRSAEIFFGFHTIYEDKNCDLYYSKRSSEQARYSLVQYRTSKFSIYIRDSGAISRKLYILGTFSLYYWIATICLFLLVMKLVIIIKYASPKRSNLTAMIQSNLNVFVSNGTASGSYFESFKLILLIYSMFSLISTIALVAFLSTEQVMRPVRKPFKSLSELIDLGSIPLCVNPKSPTYDYIRQTEHHPNLKIILNSAKCPKEFLSRNQFAAEICQTRDRIAFVDKYNFASEYNLKELSQFPCTIVQIVENIYSFPLAITYRPGFPFKEDLNRLFLRMLEMGFQHLFEQRNINRYKHLQQQNLDNWSDARYPEVTMKMIQNTMVTSVALLGLSVLFLLCEKMCKMSWVSILRRMKSQLRMVRLTVWKQMMNFKENVINRNLSHLASTYEHVKNKVDQLLRKITEL, encoded by the exons ATGCATGTTTTCTCTGAGTTGACGGGGGAAATTCGACACATAAACTATTGGCATGCAAATGTTGGAGCAGGaatcaaaaatgcaaatataTCAATTCCT AACGTAGCTTCCTTCCTGAACAATCAGCTTACAACGGATTTGATGATGGCGTTGATTTATATCAGGAgtgctgaaatattttttggatttcacACTATTTATGAGGATAAGAATTGTGATTTATATTACTCCAAACGTTCCAGTGAACAGGCCAGATATTCCCTGGTCCAGTACCGCACATCCAAGTTTTCAATTTACATACGGGATTCGGGAGCGATCAGTAGAAAGCTGTACATATTGGGCACTTTTTCTCTTTATTATTGGATCGCAACAATATGCCTATTCCTTCTTGTGATGAAATTGGTAATCATAATCAAATATGCTAGTCCCAAACGATCAAATCTGACCGCCATGATTCAGTCAAATTTAAACGTTTTCGTTTCTAACGGAACTGCTTCTGGATCATATTTTGAATCATTTAAACTGATACTTCTCATATATTCTATGTTTAGCCTGATCAGTACTATCGCCTTGGTTGCATTTTTATCTACCGAGCAAGTAATGCGACCTGTGCGAAAGCCTTTCAAATCCCTCAGTGAGTTGATTGATCTTGGATCCATTCCACTATGCGTCAACCCAAAGTCCCCAACGTACGACTACATCCGGCAAACGGAACATCATCCCAACCTGAAAATTATCCTGAACTCCGCGAAATGTCCAAAAGAGTTCCTCTCTAGAAACCAATTCGCAGCTGAAATCTGTCAAACTCGAGATCGGATCGCCTTCGTCGACAAGTACAACTTTGCTTCCGAGTACAACCTCAAAGAGCTGAGCCAGTTTCCGTGTACAATTGTGCAAATTGTAGAAAACATCTACTCGTTTCCACTCGCCATCACTTATCGGCCAGGATTCCCCTTCAAAGAAGATTTGAATCGACT ATTTCTCAGAATGCTTGAGATGGGATTTCAGCATCTATTTGAACAGAGAAACATCAATAGGTACAAACACCTTCAACAACAGAATCTCGACAATTGGAGCGATGCACGTTATCCGGAGGTTACGATGAAGATGATCCAGAATACAATGGTTACGAGCGTTGCACTGCTTGGATTATCTGTTCTGTTTTTGCTTtgcgaaaaaatgtgtaaaatgtcATGGGTTTCAATTCTAAGACGCATGAAGAGTCAATTGAGAATGGTTAGATTAACAGTTTGGAAACAAATGATGAACTTTAAAGAAAACGTTATCAACAGAAATCTAAGTCACTTGGCATCAACTTACGAACACGTTAAAAACAAAGTAGATCAACTACTGAGAAAAATCACTGAACtataa